One part of the Bacteroidia bacterium genome encodes these proteins:
- a CDS encoding (Fe-S)-binding protein, with translation MQVPVMADMAAQEKKPEYLFWVGCAGSYDARYQRVSRAFVKILNHVGVDYAVLGPEETCNGDPAKRAGNEFLFQMQAIQNIETMNMYEVKKIITACPHCFNTLKNEYPALGGNYEVIHHSTFLQELIDAGKVNLKGGGSFKGKKITFHDSCYLGRANGIYEAPRKVLEALDADLAEMKRCRTKGLCCGAGGAQMFKEAENGKKEINVERAEEALETGAKIIAAGCPFCMTMMTDGVKHFEKEEEVQVLDLAEMVAEDLE, from the coding sequence ATGCAAGTACCTGTAATGGCCGACATGGCCGCTCAAGAAAAAAAACCTGAATATCTCTTTTGGGTAGGTTGTGCCGGTTCCTATGACGCACGCTACCAAAGGGTAAGTCGGGCTTTTGTCAAAATCCTCAATCATGTAGGTGTTGACTATGCTGTTCTGGGACCGGAAGAAACCTGTAATGGTGATCCGGCCAAACGTGCAGGTAATGAGTTCTTGTTCCAAATGCAGGCCATACAGAATATTGAAACGATGAATATGTACGAGGTGAAAAAAATCATCACGGCCTGTCCACATTGTTTCAACACCCTCAAAAATGAATATCCTGCTCTGGGAGGAAATTATGAGGTTATTCACCATTCTACTTTCCTTCAGGAATTGATCGATGCCGGTAAGGTAAACCTCAAAGGCGGAGGTTCATTCAAAGGAAAGAAGATCACCTTCCATGACTCTTGCTACTTAGGTCGCGCAAATGGCATTTATGAAGCTCCCCGAAAGGTCCTCGAAGCCCTGGATGCCGACCTGGCAGAAATGAAGCGTTGTCGTACCAAAGGCCTCTGTTGTGGAGCAGGTGGTGCGCAAATGTTCAAGGAAGCCGAAAATGGAAAGAAAGAAATCAATGTTGAGCGCGCAGAAGAAGCCCTCGAAACCGGAGCCAAAATCATTGCCGCTGGTTGTCCTTTCTGCATGACGATGATGACAGATGGCGTAAAACACTTTGAGAAAGAAGAGGAAGTACAGGTTCTGGATTTGGCGGAGATGGTAGCGGAAGACTTGGAATAA
- a CDS encoding universal stress protein, with product MKLLIATDFSEGSDHAGRYAIQLAAQIGATLSFIHAYKLGRGKSKLIPDEIHNSLEREGEFTAQKHFLKYLKHLRADLNEVVSIHPVLKAGKAEDAISEYADYSEVDLIIMGSGNTQSFKKKMLGNTATAILSKAPCPILIIPPDAEWKPINHLVYGTSFQEEDTRVPCKVEQLAMEADAHVSCVYVKTEDDVHGKIKGAKLERIFRLQEDPSNRIFFYTLIHRNVLNGIREFSNMYKADLISLLLPRKASYKHWINGSLARNFIFRTQVPLLVAVQ from the coding sequence ATGAAACTACTTATTGCTACGGACTTCTCGGAGGGTTCTGATCACGCCGGAAGATATGCTATACAATTGGCAGCTCAGATCGGAGCGACACTTTCTTTTATACATGCCTATAAATTGGGTCGGGGAAAATCAAAACTCATTCCCGATGAAATTCATAATTCTCTGGAGCGAGAAGGAGAGTTTACGGCTCAGAAGCATTTCCTTAAATACCTCAAACACCTTCGTGCAGATTTAAATGAGGTCGTATCTATTCATCCAGTTCTAAAAGCTGGAAAAGCCGAAGACGCCATTTCGGAATATGCGGATTATTCTGAGGTGGATCTCATCATCATGGGTTCAGGAAATACACAGAGCTTCAAAAAGAAAATGCTGGGGAATACGGCTACAGCTATTCTATCAAAGGCCCCCTGCCCTATTCTGATCATTCCGCCCGATGCCGAATGGAAACCCATCAATCATCTGGTTTACGGAACCAGTTTCCAGGAAGAAGATACCCGAGTTCCCTGTAAGGTTGAACAATTGGCTATGGAGGCCGATGCCCATGTTTCCTGCGTCTACGTAAAGACAGAGGATGATGTACACGGCAAGATCAAAGGTGCTAAGCTTGAGCGCATTTTTCGCCTACAGGAAGATCCCAGCAATAGAATATTCTTTTATACCCTGATCCATCGAAACGTACTCAATGGTATCCGGGAGTTTTCCAATATGTATAAAGCTGATTTGATCTCCTTGCTCCTTCCTCGCAAGGCTAGTTATAAGCATTGGATAAATGGATCTCTGGCGAGGAATTTTATTTTCAGGACGCAGGTGCCGCTCTTAGTTGCGGTGCAATAG
- a CDS encoding lytic transglycosylase domain-containing protein, producing the protein MSTYGQKPAMRGQRRYLVLSLPSFLSGRNTKYLWIVLLVFGSNYLTHKMWNDGSSIQTDIIGATSNELYLTEKAGMYIQDTKSFTRRVEEIAGMLDVPAEWLMTVMYAESRFDAGVANFKGSGAVGLIQFMPATASDMGISVDRLKHMTPVQQMEYVFIYLQRNRERYGEYDSLTDLYLSILYPKARKQDYCYTLYAKPSRAYKQNSGLDEDNDGRVNISDIDKHLKRLHPTAYMIEKYSSEEG; encoded by the coding sequence ATGAGTACTTATGGACAAAAGCCCGCTATGAGAGGGCAGAGGCGCTACCTCGTTTTATCTTTACCTTCCTTTCTTTCCGGTAGAAATACCAAATATCTTTGGATCGTTCTCCTGGTATTTGGGAGCAATTATCTCACACACAAAATGTGGAACGATGGGAGCAGTATACAGACTGATATTATAGGAGCCACCTCAAATGAATTGTATCTGACGGAGAAAGCGGGTATGTATATACAGGATACCAAAAGCTTTACCCGAAGAGTAGAAGAAATCGCAGGCATGCTGGATGTACCCGCAGAATGGCTAATGACAGTCATGTATGCCGAATCCCGATTTGACGCAGGAGTAGCCAACTTTAAAGGGAGCGGAGCTGTAGGCCTGATCCAGTTTATGCCAGCTACTGCCTCTGACATGGGGATATCCGTAGACCGCTTAAAACACATGACTCCCGTTCAACAAATGGAGTATGTATTTATTTATCTACAAAGAAATAGAGAGCGCTATGGTGAATATGATAGCCTGACAGATCTTTATCTATCTATATTATACCCCAAAGCCAGAAAGCAAGATTACTGCTACACCCTTTATGCCAAACCTTCCAGGGCCTATAAACAAAACTCCGGACTGGACGAGGACAATGACGGCAGAGTTAATATTTCTGATATAGACAAGCATTTGAAACGTTTACACCCTACCGCATATATGATAGAGAAATACTCAAGTGAAGAAGGATAA
- a CDS encoding ParA family protein, with the protein MSVISIANHKGGVGKTTTTVNLAAALARTGARVLILDLDPQANATFSVGLKKQDRTIYQVLAFGEDIRKMILPISDMFIVPASVHLAGFEKNTEVGKEFILQESLSSIKDDFDFILIDCPPSLGALTISALTASDVVLIALQPEFLALQGMTDFIKILRTVKTRMNSELELLGIVTTQFDHRKVLHRDILEHATQQYDEVVFKTKIRGNVALAESQSLGQHIFEYDPDCNGAIDYTSLAEEVLHRLQVEVAL; encoded by the coding sequence ATGAGTGTAATCTCAATTGCTAATCATAAAGGCGGCGTAGGGAAAACAACCACAACCGTTAACCTGGCAGCAGCACTGGCCCGTACCGGCGCTCGTGTGTTGATCCTGGATTTGGATCCCCAGGCAAATGCGACTTTCTCCGTAGGTCTAAAGAAACAGGACCGGACCATTTACCAGGTTTTGGCATTTGGTGAGGATATCAGAAAAATGATTCTACCTATTTCTGATATGTTCATCGTTCCGGCTTCCGTTCATTTGGCCGGCTTTGAAAAGAATACGGAAGTTGGGAAAGAGTTTATCCTTCAGGAAAGTCTTTCATCCATTAAGGATGACTTCGATTTTATTCTGATAGATTGTCCGCCATCTCTGGGGGCTCTGACCATTTCAGCTCTTACAGCGAGCGATGTAGTACTGATCGCCTTACAGCCGGAGTTTCTGGCTCTGCAGGGGATGACAGACTTTATCAAGATCTTGCGGACCGTTAAAACCCGCATGAATAGCGAGCTGGAATTATTGGGAATCGTAACTACCCAATTTGATCACCGTAAAGTATTACATAGAGATATCCTTGAGCATGCCACTCAGCAATATGATGAGGTAGTGTTCAAAACCAAGATCAGGGGAAATGTAGCCTTGGCAGAATCGCAGAGTTTGGGGCAGCATATTTTTGAATATGACCCTGATTGCAATGGAGCGATAGATTATACCAGCCTGGCTGAGGAAGTCCTTCACAGATTACAAGTAGAAGTAGCTCTTTAA
- a CDS encoding DUF695 domain-containing protein — protein sequence MNHTVIDHSHTEWDFYFCTVEDKPASIMLDLALIDQAPIIGKIDFIQVAVDLNSPNEHGLTMPGEAEVLYVMEDRLAEHMSESLGGMYAARNTTNGQRIFYFYCNSSIGHEAIIEEVMESFGDYTYKIKAHLDTEWAFYLQFIYPSRLEYQSILNRRVLDKIGQHGDPMTEARNVDHYVHFESEQDREEFIQEVKPENFRIMKKGFDPLRNGLPYSLIISRLEQMETATIDEAVFYLIQAAEASQGEYDGWETGVILE from the coding sequence ATGAACCATACTGTAATTGATCACTCTCATACAGAGTGGGATTTCTACTTTTGTACAGTAGAAGACAAGCCAGCATCTATTATGCTGGATCTTGCTCTCATAGATCAAGCACCGATAATAGGAAAAATAGATTTTATTCAGGTTGCTGTAGATCTAAACAGTCCAAATGAACACGGCCTTACTATGCCAGGTGAAGCAGAGGTACTATATGTTATGGAGGACAGACTCGCAGAACATATGTCCGAATCACTTGGAGGCATGTATGCCGCTCGCAACACAACCAATGGACAAAGAATTTTTTACTTCTATTGCAATTCTTCTATCGGGCACGAAGCCATCATAGAAGAAGTAATGGAGAGCTTTGGAGATTATACATATAAGATTAAAGCGCATCTCGATACAGAGTGGGCCTTTTATCTCCAATTTATCTATCCGTCCCGGCTAGAGTATCAGTCTATCCTCAATCGTAGAGTTTTGGATAAGATTGGACAGCATGGGGATCCTATGACTGAAGCCAGAAATGTAGATCACTATGTTCACTTTGAGTCTGAACAGGATAGAGAGGAATTCATTCAGGAAGTAAAGCCGGAAAACTTTCGCATTATGAAAAAAGGATTTGATCCGCTGCGAAATGGACTTCCCTATTCTTTGATCATTAGTAGATTGGAGCAAATGGAGACTGCTACCATTGATGAAGCCGTATTCTACCTCATACAGGCAGCAGAAGCCAGTCAGGGAGAATATGACGGCTGGGAAACCGGTGTGATCCTCGAATAA
- a CDS encoding divalent metal cation transporter produces MVAKIKLSRIIFWSVISAAFIGPGTVTTAASSGAEYGLSLLWALTFSTFACFLLQEAAARIPLASGLNLGQALVKRYGHGHFIPVAMAVAIISGGIAYQAGNILGSVSGAILLFGESGAMNWQLIFTIVIALLAAGVLLLANIQRISRILGMVVATMGFAFIVVALSSEVSWGNALGSSLIPTFPEGSGILVIGLIGTTIVPYNLFLGSGMSKNQDIREMRWGLGIAIILGGLISMAILLVGSTMQAPFSFAGMAEAMQSGLGNWAAVLFGIGLFAAGFTSSVTAPLAAAVTAQSIFAKEGNEWGEKSRSYIGVWGIVLVSGMAFGVMGVKPIPIIILAQALNGLLLPFVAAFLLLVVNDKKLMPAEFRNSTGLNLVSLLIVAVSIVLGLNQVMKASFSALSLELPALGTYLFILIGLSVLISAWLAYRIFK; encoded by the coding sequence ATGGTGGCGAAAATAAAACTCAGTCGTATCATCTTTTGGTCGGTAATCTCGGCCGCATTCATTGGACCCGGTACCGTTACAACTGCAGCCTCTTCAGGTGCAGAATACGGACTTAGCCTTTTATGGGCTTTGACCTTTTCCACTTTTGCCTGCTTTCTTTTACAGGAAGCAGCTGCCAGAATTCCCCTTGCTTCCGGATTAAATCTTGGACAAGCCCTGGTAAAACGATATGGGCATGGACATTTCATTCCGGTAGCAATGGCCGTTGCGATCATTTCAGGGGGAATTGCTTATCAGGCCGGCAATATCCTGGGTTCTGTTTCGGGGGCTATCTTATTATTTGGGGAAAGTGGGGCCATGAACTGGCAACTCATCTTTACCATTGTAATTGCCTTGCTTGCAGCGGGTGTCCTACTTCTGGCAAATATCCAGCGTATTTCTCGCATTTTGGGAATGGTGGTCGCTACCATGGGATTTGCTTTTATTGTGGTTGCGCTGAGTTCGGAGGTAAGTTGGGGAAATGCACTGGGAAGCAGTCTGATCCCGACTTTCCCCGAAGGATCGGGCATTCTCGTCATTGGATTGATTGGTACTACCATTGTGCCTTACAACCTTTTTTTAGGCTCAGGCATGAGTAAAAATCAGGACATACGTGAAATGAGATGGGGGCTTGGGATTGCGATTATTCTGGGAGGATTGATTTCCATGGCCATTTTATTAGTGGGGAGCACTATGCAGGCGCCTTTTAGCTTTGCAGGTATGGCTGAGGCTATGCAAAGTGGTCTTGGAAACTGGGCCGCCGTTTTATTTGGAATTGGACTTTTCGCTGCCGGATTTACTTCTTCTGTAACGGCTCCTCTCGCGGCAGCTGTTACCGCACAAAGTATCTTTGCCAAAGAGGGAAATGAATGGGGAGAGAAATCCCGATCTTATATAGGAGTCTGGGGCATCGTATTAGTGAGCGGTATGGCATTTGGGGTAATGGGAGTAAAACCTATTCCGATTATCATTCTGGCGCAGGCACTCAATGGATTACTCCTACCTTTTGTTGCAGCCTTTCTTCTGCTGGTGGTAAATGATAAAAAATTAATGCCCGCAGAATTTAGAAATTCTACGGGCTTGAATCTTGTATCCTTGTTAATCGTGGCGGTGAGCATTGTCCTTGGCTTGAATCAAGTGATGAAAGCTTCTTTCTCGGCTTTATCCCTTGAATTACCTGCCTTGGGTACCTACCTTTTTATCTTGATCGGACTTTCTGTCCTGATCTCAGCCTGGTTGGCTTACAGGATCTTCAAATAA
- a CDS encoding adenylate/guanylate cyclase domain-containing protein, translating to MNFRSLFGSLFFLAVISINLQAQSLEELRNELAAAPDDFNKVKMYLDAARKVSSQNPDAALEFAQGALDLSQKRRSKEGVVQSHSYMGLLYINKKNCVKALDNLNKAVSLKKQLIPKKASYKSSIAKDYRLIGHCEEQSGKDQAALKSYQTGVRYSIESKNRHEYAWGMFQVGQLQNKMGDHATAVGALDKSIEQANKLGMSTLSRNADRIKTASMAVLETRLEKEEAENEVKIAQQEIENAQQKIEEQEEFAETLVTEKQLAEMERDAKIAEIELKAQELDKLELKNAMIEAEKNKIEAEQEAQLERQKREEERYQLLGLGGGIVFLLTVLFMFGRIRSRRKHAKAIEKEKLKSESLLYDVLPEPIVKEIMVAGKAKPQKYQEVSILFTDFKGFTKIAASLSPDKLVADLDYAFETFDHITRKYGLEKIKTIGDAYMAAAGVPNPSKDHALDAVGVALEMQAFMKKWRTEKLRKGETPWELRIGINSGPVVAGVIGQHKFAYDIWGDAVNMASRMESSGEPGKINISARTKQLIEKVASTTPRGKIEVKNAGAVDMYFVNDLFVKKNFQATTPKPQKKPWWRK from the coding sequence ATGAATTTCAGATCCCTTTTTGGTTCCCTTTTCTTCCTTGCAGTCATCAGTATAAACCTTCAGGCACAAAGCCTTGAAGAGCTTCGCAATGAATTAGCTGCAGCTCCTGATGATTTCAATAAGGTGAAAATGTACCTGGATGCTGCCCGGAAAGTATCCTCCCAAAATCCTGATGCGGCACTCGAATTTGCGCAGGGAGCTCTGGATCTTTCTCAAAAAAGAAGAAGCAAAGAAGGGGTGGTTCAAAGCCATAGTTATATGGGGCTTTTATACATCAACAAAAAGAATTGTGTCAAAGCCCTGGATAATCTCAATAAAGCCGTGAGCCTCAAAAAGCAGCTCATCCCTAAAAAAGCCTCCTATAAAAGCAGTATAGCCAAAGACTACCGACTGATCGGACACTGTGAAGAACAAAGTGGGAAAGATCAGGCTGCCCTGAAGTCCTATCAAACGGGTGTGCGCTATTCCATCGAAAGTAAAAATCGACATGAATATGCATGGGGGATGTTTCAGGTTGGCCAATTGCAAAATAAAATGGGAGATCATGCGACAGCGGTTGGGGCATTGGATAAAAGCATAGAACAGGCAAATAAGTTGGGCATGAGTACCCTTTCTCGAAATGCAGATCGTATCAAAACGGCAAGCATGGCTGTTTTGGAAACTCGCCTGGAAAAAGAAGAAGCAGAAAATGAAGTTAAAATAGCCCAACAGGAAATCGAAAATGCTCAGCAAAAAATAGAAGAACAAGAAGAATTTGCTGAGACTTTGGTAACTGAGAAGCAGTTGGCAGAAATGGAGCGAGATGCAAAGATTGCGGAGATTGAATTGAAGGCACAGGAGCTGGACAAGCTAGAGCTTAAGAATGCCATGATTGAGGCTGAGAAAAATAAAATCGAAGCCGAACAGGAAGCTCAATTGGAACGCCAGAAAAGAGAGGAAGAACGTTATCAACTCTTAGGACTTGGAGGCGGGATTGTATTCTTGCTGACTGTGCTATTTATGTTTGGCAGGATTCGCTCCAGAAGGAAACATGCCAAAGCCATAGAAAAAGAGAAACTAAAATCCGAAAGCTTATTATACGATGTGCTGCCTGAACCCATTGTTAAAGAAATCATGGTAGCAGGGAAAGCCAAACCACAGAAGTATCAGGAAGTCAGCATATTATTTACCGACTTCAAGGGCTTTACCAAAATAGCAGCCAGCCTTTCACCGGATAAACTGGTAGCAGATCTGGATTATGCTTTTGAAACCTTTGATCATATCACCCGGAAATACGGACTGGAAAAAATCAAAACCATCGGGGATGCTTATATGGCTGCGGCAGGGGTACCCAATCCTAGTAAGGACCATGCCCTGGATGCAGTTGGGGTAGCCTTAGAGATGCAGGCTTTCATGAAGAAGTGGAGGACCGAAAAGCTTCGCAAAGGAGAGACTCCCTGGGAACTTCGCATAGGGATCAATTCAGGACCGGTCGTAGCCGGAGTGATTGGTCAACACAAATTTGCCTATGACATCTGGGGGGATGCGGTAAATATGGCGAGTCGAATGGAATCCAGTGGAGAACCCGGCAAAATCAACATCTCCGCTCGAACCAAGCAACTGATCGAAAAAGTTGCCAGCACTACCCCAAGAGGAAAAATTGAGGTAAAAAATGCCGGAGCAGTGGATATGTACTTCGTAAATGACTTATTTGTCAAGAAGAACTTTCAAGCTACTACTCCTAAGCCTCAGAAAAAACCATGGTGGCGAAAATAA
- a CDS encoding cyclic nucleotide-binding domain-containing protein yields the protein MEFSKIKENLQLSSLFSKLTEEELERVAQRAKFRQFFAGDVIVWQGQPSTTLFIVVNGIVAVKQVSSDRERLLAYLMPGTTFGEVGILENAPRSATVDALSEVDVLVIQRKDFLDIMNSHPSVAIELARILGRYLVDSNRRHSKAFKESKLILVFHPEDKNNGSTSFSALLAEEMAHTLHTPTALFEYPNPWRILRGYDLGKGSSVYHHHEGYDILFPTGERYLPVNTRVTLMLDNIRSNYDNIVIHVRNHVDEGVGIMVEQADQIVVMVSPTDKGIKNGERIMKQLKGKIKPNETSVITISNHGRPEFKELEPIAWADYTLPFEEAFPRFQLPNRVVEEVPESFSSLLSNCIERLERTNSIGIFIPTTLDADQEADTSKYMDQAMNFMAERFGGATCKTANGVWHSEKLGLIGEVVYIVHSYITQADMNSHLDEVVDYIKILKKELRQEAMALEVNQKLTLI from the coding sequence ATGGAGTTTAGTAAAATTAAAGAGAACCTTCAGCTCTCCTCTCTTTTCTCAAAGTTGACAGAAGAAGAACTAGAACGTGTGGCTCAAAGAGCCAAGTTCCGTCAATTTTTTGCAGGAGACGTGATTGTGTGGCAGGGTCAACCCAGTACGACACTTTTCATCGTTGTAAATGGGATCGTAGCAGTGAAACAGGTATCCTCTGACCGGGAACGCCTATTGGCATATCTGATGCCTGGAACCACCTTTGGAGAGGTAGGGATATTGGAGAATGCTCCTCGTTCGGCTACTGTTGATGCCCTAAGTGAAGTAGATGTTTTGGTCATTCAGAGAAAAGATTTTCTGGATATCATGAACAGTCATCCCAGTGTTGCCATAGAACTTGCCAGAATCCTGGGTCGTTATCTGGTCGATTCCAATAGACGCCATAGTAAGGCTTTTAAGGAAAGTAAACTGATCCTGGTTTTTCATCCGGAAGACAAGAACAATGGTAGTACCAGTTTTTCTGCTTTGCTGGCAGAAGAAATGGCCCATACCCTGCATACCCCTACAGCTCTCTTTGAATATCCCAATCCCTGGCGTATTCTCAGAGGATATGATCTGGGGAAAGGCAGCAGTGTATACCACCATCATGAAGGTTACGATATTCTTTTTCCGACCGGAGAAAGATATCTACCCGTAAACACTCGGGTTACCTTGATGCTCGACAATATTCGAAGCAATTATGATAATATTGTCATTCACGTTCGAAACCATGTGGATGAAGGTGTAGGTATCATGGTCGAACAGGCGGACCAGATCGTTGTGATGGTTTCTCCTACTGATAAAGGGATCAAAAATGGAGAAAGGATCATGAAGCAACTTAAAGGGAAAATCAAGCCCAATGAGACTTCGGTTATTACGATCTCCAATCACGGTCGACCTGAATTTAAAGAGCTTGAACCCATTGCCTGGGCAGACTATACCCTTCCTTTTGAAGAAGCCTTCCCAAGATTCCAACTTCCCAATCGAGTAGTCGAAGAAGTCCCTGAATCATTTTCCAGTTTACTATCAAATTGTATAGAAAGACTGGAGCGAACCAATAGCATAGGGATATTTATTCCAACTACTCTGGATGCAGATCAGGAAGCTGACACTTCAAAATATATGGATCAGGCTATGAATTTTATGGCCGAAAGGTTTGGAGGGGCCACCTGCAAAACAGCCAATGGTGTATGGCACAGTGAGAAATTGGGATTGATTGGAGAAGTCGTGTACATCGTCCATTCCTATATCACACAGGCGGATATGAATAGCCATCTGGATGAAGTAGTAGATTATATCAAAATCCTCAAGAAAGAACTCCGCCAGGAGGCTATGGCTCTTGAGGTAAATCAGAAACTGACTTTGATTTAA
- a CDS encoding glutamate-cysteine ligase family protein, giving the protein MGDLNVKSVRTQEEQQKFVRYLLQDTHALERMLKEEWFEDDITRIGAEQEMCLVDRFWKPMHINLQALKTIDNDLFTSELANFNLEANMMPLEFTGSSISDMHASLKKTLDTAQEKVEALGATILLSGILPTIRKADVEIENITPLDRYRALMDGLKELRGEAFELRIEGIDELNLKQDTAMLEACNTSFQVHLQVAPNDFVRKYNYAQALAAPVMAISVNSPLLFGRRLWKETRIALFQQSIDIRTLTEHFRDRSPRVTFGSDWLKNSIMEIYQEDLARFQVLLSTDVDEDVFEKLNKGITPKLRALNIHNSTVYRWNRPCYGISPNGKPHLRIENRILPAGPSLPDTMANATFWLGLMNGMEETYPDISQELDFADVKANFFKAARFGMDTQFCWTKGRKISPAQLILEELLPIAKAGLEKAKISPKDIEYYLGIIEARCKSGMTGSHWILTSFSNLRKEGVTRDETISAITASIYRQQHQGKPVHEWELAKSDDTDYEPTALLVEEFMSTDLITVKEDDLIDFAASLMDWRKIRHVPVEDKKGKLVGVLTMRRLLRSYLERNHENKSEDVPTVKSVMFKNPKGISPEDSIHKAMEIMQDHQIGCLPVLKNDTLVGMITETDFLTITGNLIRRLARKLN; this is encoded by the coding sequence ATGGGAGACCTCAATGTAAAATCTGTACGCACGCAGGAAGAACAGCAAAAATTCGTAAGGTATTTACTTCAAGATACACATGCATTAGAGCGCATGCTGAAAGAGGAATGGTTTGAAGACGATATCACACGAATAGGGGCCGAACAGGAGATGTGCCTTGTGGATAGATTTTGGAAACCCATGCACATAAATCTTCAGGCCCTAAAGACCATAGATAATGATCTTTTCACTTCCGAATTAGCCAACTTCAATTTGGAAGCCAATATGATGCCGCTGGAGTTTACAGGAAGTAGTATTTCTGATATGCATGCTTCTCTGAAAAAAACCCTGGATACGGCTCAGGAAAAGGTAGAGGCTTTAGGGGCAACCATCTTGCTTTCAGGGATTTTGCCCACTATACGTAAAGCAGATGTTGAGATAGAAAATATTACTCCTTTGGATCGCTATCGTGCGTTGATGGATGGTTTAAAAGAACTAAGAGGGGAAGCTTTTGAGTTGCGAATAGAAGGGATAGATGAACTTAATCTGAAACAGGATACAGCTATGTTGGAGGCTTGTAATACCAGCTTCCAGGTCCACCTGCAGGTCGCGCCCAATGATTTCGTTCGCAAATACAATTACGCACAGGCTCTGGCAGCTCCTGTCATGGCAATTTCTGTGAATTCTCCCCTTTTGTTTGGAAGAAGATTGTGGAAAGAAACGCGAATCGCTTTGTTCCAGCAATCCATAGATATCCGCACCCTGACAGAACACTTTAGAGACAGAAGCCCACGGGTAACTTTCGGAAGCGACTGGCTGAAAAATTCCATTATGGAAATTTATCAGGAAGACCTTGCACGATTTCAGGTCTTGCTTTCCACAGACGTAGACGAAGATGTTTTTGAGAAACTTAATAAGGGAATCACCCCCAAACTTCGTGCACTCAATATCCACAACTCAACGGTTTATCGCTGGAACCGGCCTTGTTATGGTATTTCCCCCAATGGCAAGCCTCATTTGCGAATTGAGAATCGCATCCTTCCAGCTGGTCCAAGCCTTCCCGATACCATGGCAAATGCCACTTTCTGGTTGGGATTGATGAATGGAATGGAAGAGACCTATCCGGATATTTCCCAGGAGCTAGACTTTGCCGATGTGAAAGCCAATTTCTTCAAGGCTGCCCGTTTTGGAATGGATACGCAATTCTGTTGGACAAAGGGGCGGAAGATTTCGCCTGCTCAACTCATATTAGAAGAGCTTTTGCCTATTGCAAAAGCAGGCCTTGAGAAAGCCAAAATTTCACCCAAAGATATCGAGTACTATCTGGGCATCATCGAAGCCCGCTGTAAGTCCGGAATGACAGGTTCCCACTGGATCCTTACCTCATTCTCTAATCTTCGCAAAGAGGGAGTAACCCGGGATGAAACCATTTCTGCCATTACCGCATCCATTTATCGTCAACAACATCAAGGCAAACCTGTCCATGAATGGGAGTTGGCCAAATCTGACGATACCGATTACGAACCTACAGCACTCCTTGTAGAAGAATTTATGAGTACCGATCTCATTACGGTCAAAGAAGATGATCTCATCGATTTTGCTGCCAGTTTGATGGACTGGCGAAAAATCAGGCATGTTCCTGTAGAAGATAAAAAAGGTAAGCTTGTAGGAGTATTGACTATGCGGAGGTTGCTACGGTCTTATTTGGAAAGAAATCATGAGAATAAATCGGAAGATGTACCGACCGTAAAATCTGTCATGTTCAAAAATCCCAAAGGAATATCTCCAGAAGATAGCATTCACAAAGCCATGGAGATTATGCAGGATCATCAGATCGGTTGTTTACCTGTTCTTAAAAATGATACCCTTGTGGGCATGATCACCGAGACTGATTTCCTAACGATTACTGGAAATCTGATTCGAAGATTGGCGAGGAAGCTGAACTAG